GGCATTAACACTACAGCGTTGGCATCCTTCAGGGCAAGACTCGAGCCTTTGTTTGCATTTGAATTGGAGCTGCGTTGTGCAGGGAATGTGCAGGTGTGTTTTCCTTAGGGATGCACGGTTGGTTCGTCAGTGCAGGCCTTCAGCCTGGGAGCTCCTTGTGCCAGGGAGCCTGTTATTTCATCAGCACCACGGCATGTCCAAATCCTAAATTACAGCATTGCTCCTCCTCTGCTCCTGCTCAGGGGACGTAGCATTTCTGTAACTCCCTCCTTATGTACATTGCGTTAAGGCTTCCAGAGGCATTTGGCTTGGGGCACAGACAGCAGAAGCGGGTGCATCTGGAGGAAGGGGTTGAACGACTCCCCGTCTCCGTAGCAGGACAAGAGTCTCTCCTCCGTGTGGACAGCCTGGTGCACCGTCAGCTCCTTCTTGTGGCTGAAGATCTTCCCACACTCGGTGCAGGGGTAGACCCGCTCCACCGTGTGGGTGAGGTGGTGGGTCCGCAGGTTGCCCTTGTACTTGAAGCTCTTGCCACACTCCACGCAGGTGAAGGGCCGCTCCCCCGTGTGGATCCGCTTGTGCTTCATCAGCGTGGTCTTCAGGTTGAAGGTCTTGCCGCACTCGGCGCAGACGAAGGGGCGCTCCccggtgtggatgcgctggtggGTGATAAGGGTGCCCTTGCGGTTGAAGCTCTTGCCGCACTCGGTGCAGGTGAAGGGCTTCTCCccggtgtggatgcgctggtgctTGATCAGCTCCCCGTTGTGGCTGAAGCACTTGCCGCAGTCGGCGCAGGCGaagggccgctccccggtgtggatgcgctggtgccGGGTCAGATCCCCGTTGCGGCTGAAGCTCTTGCCGCACTCGGAGCAGCCAAAGGGCCGGTCCCCGATGTGGATCTTCTGGTGCAGGATGAAGGTCTTCTTGGCGCAGAAGCCCTTGCCGCACTCGGCGCAGACGAAGGGGCGCTCCCCGCGGTGGATCTTCTGGTGGGTGATGAAGTTGGCCTTGCGGTTGAAGCACTTGCCGCACTCGGTGCAGGAGAAGGGCTTCTCGccggtgtggatgcgctggtgcaGGATGAAGGTCTGCTTGGAGCAGAAGCTCTTCCCACACACGTTGCATTCGAAGGGCTTCTCGCccgtgtggatgcgctggtgccGCATCAAGTCGCCCTTCTGGCTGAAGCTCTTGCCGCACTCGGTGCAGGTGAAGGGCTTCTCGCCCGTGTGCACCCGCAGGTGAGTGATGAGGTTTCCCCGGTGCtggaagctcttcccgcactcggTGCACGTGAACGGCCGCTCGGCAGCGTGGGCTCGCGGGCGTTTCACCGGCTCGGTGCTGGCGGCCACAGCCCCCCTGCGGTCAGAGGCCGAAAGGGATTTCTGGCTGGGGTTGCTTGTTGGGGCCGTTGGCACCTTTCCCTTGGGCTCAGGGGTTGTCTGCAGCCCCTCCAGAGTCACCGTGCGTCTCTGGAGCGCCGTGATGTTTCCCTGGGCGTGTTGCACTTTCCAATGATTAATGCTGGGTTCTGTCCTGAGCAAGCCCGGGGAAGCAGCCTCTAAGCCTCTCATCAGCAAAGCCTTGTTTGGTTTCACATCCTCTGGCTCTTCCGCAGGGTGCTTCTGCTCGCTGGCACCCCTGCTCCCATCACCTgctggggaaaagagagaggcCAGATGTTATTCTGTGTGCCGGGGACGGGGGAATTCCCAGCGTTGAACGCAGAATACAGCTAAATGCCAGGGCCGAGACGCTCGGTGGCACACCCGTTTGTACAGAGACGCAGGCTCTAATGCCTTGCACCCTCTGAGCTCGCTGACCGAGAAAGCAGCTGCTCCCAGGCACTGCTCACCGACGGAAGGTCCCATGGGTGCTGGGCAGCGTTCCCACGAGCCATAACTTCCAGAGACACAAGTGGCAGCGAGTGGCACTGACTGTCGGTGGCAGGTGGGCGCCTCGCTCCCATTTGTACCTTGGAAAATCAACCTTTCTGGGACGTGCTGGGCTGGGTCACAGCCGCACGGCATCACCTCCCACAGCCATGAGAACGTCACCGTGGGACAGAGGCAGCGACGGGCAATTTTCTTATTCATCTTAGGCCGTGTCTGCACCTACACGCTTCTCGCGGTACAGCAGCACGGATACAACTGTGAGCGCGCTCGCCCGGCCGCGGGAcgcccacgggggggggggggcggagagctTGCCCGGCTGCGGGAcgcccacggggggggggggcgcggagagcTCGCGGGGCCGTGGGAcgcccacgggggggggggcgcggagagcTCGCGGGACGCCCacaggggggggaggggggcggagagcTCGCGGGGCCGCGGGACGCCCACGCGGGGGGCGAGCAGCTCGCCTGTCGACGTAATCAAACCAGCTCAGTGACGGGCGGTAGCGGGAGAGCGCCTCCCACCACCGCAGCACTGTGCAAACTAGGGAGACTTGTGTCGCTCGGGGGGGGTGTTTCCCACACTCCCGAGCGAGACGCGTTTTGCTGCCGTAGCGCCAGTGCCGAGGAGGCCTCACGTCGGTCCCCGTCCCTGCTGCACAACCCAGCACCTCACCGAAGCCAGAGGCAGCTAGAAAGACTCAAAGCGTCTAAGAGAAACATCAGAGACCCAGTTGTtgctatttttaatatttccaggCTCCTTTCTAGGCCGAAGATGCCTGGGCAAGGTCAGAGCAGGCTTGGACCTTTGCTGGCTTCTGTGACACGGAGCCTCTCCGTCCCCTGAGGCTGCCTGGCAGGAAGGGCTGTACCGGCTCACGCTGCGAGGGGCTGGTGAAGCAACAGAATAATTTGCGCTCCCCCGCTATCCACAAAACGGCACCTAGGTCTCCCCTGGCTTTACATCCTGCTTGCAGGACTCGCTGCTTTACGAGCTCGGGAAGGAGGCCAGGGAGCCGGTGGAGGGCAGCCCTGTCACCCTCTGACCCGGGAACCCCGCTGGAGGCCAGGCCATCGCACTCGCACGAGGCAGTGGAGGCTGGAGGAATTTCTCTTGGCTTCTCGTGGGGTCACAGCCAAGGCCGGCTCCCCCCACCGGGTCAGCGTCGCAGCCAAAAGAGGTGCACACAGCCAGAGGCCCTCAGGTAATGTTCACAAGATCTCTCTTGTCACGAGTCAGACAGCACTCAGCAGGCACAGACCAGTCCCAGGGCCCGGTTccatccctcccagctccaggaggCCAGTGGGGAGACCTGCCTCCTGCCTTGACAGGGCAGTTCAGGCCTCCTGACAGCACTGCAGCGAACAGAATGTCGGCTGACGCTTAAAAAGCAACCTCTTAACGCTAGCGTCCCCAGCTAACTGGGGCTTAGCCTCCGGCCCCCTCGCAGAGGGACGGTCTCTCGCTCGCGAGGGCAGAGAGATTTGCAGTTCTGGGCTCCACTGCGCCCAGTGGCTACACAGGGTCCGTGTGCTAGGAGCCCAGGGATTTGGAGCAATCAAATTTTTgaattgctctgctccagctccgctccgactccgctccgcctccaatgaatttttaactaaataaaaaaagtgCATACTAtcattttgaaaaaacatttttattcagacttttaaaacaatttaaatgtcatcaaCAATGATACAAACTAGAATGATTCATGATTCATTctgtaaaaaattattgcagcaaTCAAGTCGTCTTTCACACCCTGccgcaaatcatttaaaattaactttaaagccGAAAACAGTCGCTCTACACTGGCTTGAGTTGTTGGCATGCTCGAAGCAATTCGACAGGCAGCCTGAATGCGGTGTGGGTAGCTGTGAATggcctcaaaaacagacttcactTTCAGCCTACCAATAGACTCCATCGCCTCACAATCTTCCCGAACGTTTCTCTCGAATAACGCTTCCTTACAATTATGAATCGCAGAAACTTGCCGGCGTCTTTCTTGTTTATCCAATTCCTTTTCGAAGGCATCTTCTTCTGAAGAATTGGTGCTTGAATTAtctccatttccctgtgatgGCTGAAGATGTCTCAGGGATGGACGCTCGaacaagttcagagtggagacggacgtttgagaacagcctgctatttCTGAAGGATGTGAACTTTCCGAAACCACAAATTCGATGGTTGAGGACcccttttgttgtgttttgttttcttcaacctctttcaccgagttcaaatgtagcaatagattttgtttttcgAGTCGTCGAGCAATATCAAggagcccttcctttgccttCGGTATTTCCTTGAGGTAAGAAGAATCCGATACCGTGGGTCAACATAAACTccagcaaggaaatgaatattgTCAAAAAGCTTCTCTTCACGTTTCTGCATGGAGGACAGAATtccttctgcaatttgtccaccatTTTTTCCCAAGAATTTTGACAGTTTTCGCCATTCCTTCATTAAAACTCCTGGGTTTACATCGACGGCTTAAAGGTTCACggttgtttggtttggctttgccaAGATGTCTCGCAGGTTCTTCACTTCGTCCCATTCAGCTTTTGTTAACTTGAGTTCtcttgttccagcagcagccGCCACTTGTTCACAGTAAGATTGAAAAACGAGAAGCCGATCAATCATCGCAAATGTTGAACCCCAGCAAGTCACAGTATCCAATGATTGAGTTACCCCATGTAGATCAAGCAGAACACTTTGAATAGTTGGGGTTCGTAGTTTGACAACAACTTGTCgaatttttgccagaaatttctttgcatgttctttgttcagtccatcCCAGATTGCCAACTGAAGAGTGTGAATACCACACCTCATCAGTTGGACTTTTGAGTCGTCCTCATGAAGCCATGTTGGAAGTATGAAGCTGGGGTCATTAACCCATTGCGCAGCAGCATCCATGTTGAGTTCGATTTCATCCATTCCTTTAGTGCCTTCATCAGGCAAAATAGCTTCAGTTCTGTCCACATCCCTGGTCTCAGAGGTAGAGA
The Natator depressus isolate rNatDep1 chromosome 2, rNatDep2.hap1, whole genome shotgun sequence DNA segment above includes these coding regions:
- the LOC141983440 gene encoding uncharacterized protein LOC141983440 isoform X2; protein product: MQRARSPLSLPPAAADRAGEVPESAAIGEPGAAGAQRAAGSGGIDAESRSQMERGDKLHVGDRREMRERGMPDTCGAGSADISPKVFIKTEQEEEPCAGAPPEQGERGIRQAPSTGWPDVKQEIVVKVEPDDESYVGYPQGLGDRDLPGYPSTGIKAEIVVKTEPEDDSYGECGQHYCEGDGPDDPFCDTNPEIIVKVEPDDESAIGYPRGLSEGGIPGYPSPGDGSRGASEQKHPAEEPEDVKPNKALLMRGLEAASPGLLRTEPSINHWKVQHAQGNITALQRRTVTLEGLQTTPEPKGKVPTAPTSNPSQKSLSASDRRGAVAASTEPVKRPRAHAAERPFTCTECGKSFQHRGNLITHLRVHTGEKPFTCTECGKSFSQKGDLMRHQRIHTGEKPFECNVCGKSFCSKQTFILHQRIHTGEKPFSCTECGKCFNRKANFITHQKIHRGERPFVCAECGKGFCAKKTFILHQKIHIGDRPFGCSECGKSFSRNGDLTRHQRIHTGERPFACADCGKCFSHNGELIKHQRIHTGEKPFTCTECGKSFNRKGTLITHQRIHTGERPFVCAECGKTFNLKTTLMKHKRIHTGERPFTCVECGKSFKYKGNLRTHHLTHTVERVYPCTECGKIFSHKKELTVHQAVHTEERLLSCYGDGESFNPFLQMHPLLLSVPQAKCLWKP
- the LOC141983440 gene encoding uncharacterized protein LOC141983440 isoform X1 translates to MQRARSPLSLPPAAADRAGEVPESAAIGEPGAAGAQRAAGSGGIDAESRSQMERGDKLHVGDRREMRERGMPDTCGAGSADISPKVFIKTEQEEEPCAGAPPEQGERGIRQAPSTGWPDVKQEIVVKVEPDDESYVGYPQGLGDRDLPGYPSTGIKAEIVVKTEPEDDSYGECGQHYCEGDGPDDPFCDTNPEIIVKVEPDDESAIGYPRGLSEGGIPGYPSPAGDGSRGASEQKHPAEEPEDVKPNKALLMRGLEAASPGLLRTEPSINHWKVQHAQGNITALQRRTVTLEGLQTTPEPKGKVPTAPTSNPSQKSLSASDRRGAVAASTEPVKRPRAHAAERPFTCTECGKSFQHRGNLITHLRVHTGEKPFTCTECGKSFSQKGDLMRHQRIHTGEKPFECNVCGKSFCSKQTFILHQRIHTGEKPFSCTECGKCFNRKANFITHQKIHRGERPFVCAECGKGFCAKKTFILHQKIHIGDRPFGCSECGKSFSRNGDLTRHQRIHTGERPFACADCGKCFSHNGELIKHQRIHTGEKPFTCTECGKSFNRKGTLITHQRIHTGERPFVCAECGKTFNLKTTLMKHKRIHTGERPFTCVECGKSFKYKGNLRTHHLTHTVERVYPCTECGKIFSHKKELTVHQAVHTEERLLSCYGDGESFNPFLQMHPLLLSVPQAKCLWKP